One Streptosporangium sp. NBC_01495 DNA window includes the following coding sequences:
- a CDS encoding carbon-nitrogen hydrolase family protein, which produces MVAVAQPACVDLDVALNAGRQAGVVQRASARLVVFPELSLTGYDLAAPAVAVDDSRLDPIRAACGSAGAIALVGAPVREDDGREYIATLAVTGESTTVAYRKMHLHGEEVRRFTPGEKPEVLEIDGWRLGLAICFDAAVPQHAADTAALTIDAYVASTLYGAGQEQATRRDGHMRDRAAAHGFWVVLSTAAGPSGEYRETSGGSGVWAPDGDVFIQAGAEPDAVVTATLH; this is translated from the coding sequence ATGGTCGCTGTTGCCCAGCCCGCGTGTGTCGATCTGGATGTCGCCCTTAACGCCGGTCGCCAGGCCGGGGTGGTGCAGCGTGCGAGCGCGCGTCTGGTGGTCTTCCCGGAGCTGTCGCTGACTGGTTACGATCTTGCGGCTCCTGCTGTGGCTGTGGACGACTCACGGTTGGATCCGATCAGGGCCGCGTGTGGTAGCGCCGGCGCGATTGCGCTGGTGGGCGCTCCGGTGCGGGAAGACGATGGGCGTGAATACATCGCGACGCTCGCCGTCACGGGCGAGAGTACGACGGTGGCATATCGGAAGATGCACCTTCACGGTGAGGAAGTCCGCCGCTTCACTCCCGGCGAAAAGCCAGAGGTTCTGGAGATCGACGGATGGCGGCTGGGTCTGGCCATTTGTTTCGATGCCGCGGTGCCGCAGCACGCGGCCGACACCGCTGCATTGACCATCGACGCTTACGTGGCCAGCACCCTGTATGGGGCAGGGCAGGAACAGGCGACCCGCCGAGACGGGCACATGCGAGATCGGGCCGCCGCGCACGGCTTCTGGGTCGTCCTGTCCACCGCTGCCGGACCGAGCGGGGAGTACCGCGAGACATCCGGCGGCTCCGGGGTCTGGGCGCCGGATGGGGACGTGTTCATCCAGGCAGGCGCAGAGCCCGACGCCGTGGTGACTGCGACTCTCCACTGA
- a CDS encoding TetR/AcrR family transcriptional regulator, with protein sequence MRSQSEGRPSEARSRLLNTATQLFYAEGIHAVGIDRIVAEAQVTRATLYRHFPGKEDLVLAYLDEVDRAMRSQADEAVAAGLPAADTVQALSTSIAQGIQSPGFRGCAFLNAAAEYPAPESPVRKAVLAHRQWFLETVTELLAKIRETDAEPAARHFVMMRDGAMAAGCLFDPALICETFLRGVERFLRVHAAADDIGPAGPEDAIDAPTR encoded by the coding sequence ATGCGCAGCCAATCCGAGGGCCGGCCATCCGAAGCGCGATCCCGGCTACTCAACACGGCCACCCAGCTCTTCTACGCGGAGGGCATCCACGCCGTCGGCATTGATCGCATCGTCGCGGAAGCGCAGGTGACGCGGGCCACCCTCTACCGGCACTTCCCCGGCAAGGAAGACCTTGTCCTCGCCTACCTGGACGAGGTCGACCGGGCCATGCGGAGCCAGGCGGACGAGGCCGTCGCCGCCGGACTCCCGGCGGCCGACACCGTCCAAGCCCTCAGCACGTCCATCGCCCAGGGCATCCAGTCCCCCGGCTTCCGGGGATGCGCCTTCCTCAACGCCGCCGCCGAGTATCCCGCCCCCGAGTCCCCGGTGCGCAAGGCCGTGCTCGCCCACCGCCAATGGTTCCTGGAAACCGTCACGGAGCTGCTGGCCAAGATCCGGGAGACGGACGCCGAGCCCGCCGCCCGCCACTTCGTGATGATGCGCGACGGCGCCATGGCCGCCGGCTGCCTATTCGACCCGGCGCTGATCTGCGAGACCTTCCTACGCGGGGTCGAGAGGTTCCTGCGGGTTCATGCCGCCGCCGACGACATCGGACCGGCGGGGCCTGAAGACGCCATCGACGCACCCACACGTTGA
- a CDS encoding transposase, which produces MTNRDGHLLDEWIAAATAGDSPHLASFASGLRRDHAAVTAGLTLPYSSGAVEGIVNKIKFLKRQMFGRANLDLLRIRVLHYG; this is translated from the coding sequence ATGACCAACCGCGACGGTCACCTGCTGGACGAGTGGATCGCCGCCGCCACCGCAGGAGACTCGCCCCACCTGGCATCCTTCGCCAGCGGACTCCGCCGTGACCACGCCGCGGTGACTGCCGGACTGACCCTGCCTTACAGCAGTGGCGCCGTCGAGGGCATCGTCAACAAAATCAAATTTTTGAAGCGCCAGATGTTCGGCCGCGCCAACCTCGACCTGCTCCGTATCCGCGTCCTCCACTACGGGTGA
- a CDS encoding SGNH/GDSL hydrolase family protein — protein MFSATRWLLAISLLAGFVFSSAQPAAATARGWTATWTASPQRPSAGFTPNWSEQGFAHQTVRQIVRVSAGGTAARIRLSNAYGTTPLTITGATLARTSRGAAVRSGSLRHLTVKGARTFTIAAGAELASDPVPLRLATLESVTVTFFLAAPTGPATFHAQALATSYRAAGNHTADVGGAAFTQTSQSWYYLSGVDVTGTASRGGVVTFGDSLTDGATSSTDANNRYPDELAERLAAAGRPRAVLNQGIAGNRVTVGSAGFGDKATSRFRRDVLGQPGVRTVIILEGINDLGISELAAAPPAPIFAPYPDVSTEKIISGHRELIRLAHTHGLRVIGATLPPIKGSAYYTAHSETKREALNAWIRTSGEYDAVIDLDRVMASPSDSDRLNPRYDSGDHLHPNDAGYRAMAYAVNLADLG, from the coding sequence ATGTTTTCTGCCACACGATGGCTGCTGGCCATCTCCTTGCTGGCCGGCTTTGTCTTCTCGAGCGCACAACCGGCCGCCGCCACAGCTCGCGGCTGGACCGCCACCTGGACCGCCTCGCCACAGCGCCCGAGCGCCGGCTTCACCCCGAACTGGTCGGAGCAGGGCTTCGCGCACCAGACCGTCCGTCAGATCGTCCGGGTCAGCGCCGGTGGCACAGCCGCCCGGATACGGCTGTCGAACGCCTACGGCACCACCCCGCTCACCATCACCGGCGCTACGCTCGCCCGCACCTCGCGCGGCGCCGCCGTACGGTCAGGGTCGCTGCGGCACCTGACCGTCAAGGGCGCGCGGACCTTCACGATCGCGGCCGGCGCCGAGCTCGCCAGCGACCCGGTGCCGTTGCGGCTGGCCACCCTGGAGTCGGTCACCGTCACCTTCTTCCTGGCGGCGCCGACCGGTCCTGCGACGTTCCACGCCCAGGCCCTCGCGACCAGCTACCGAGCCGCTGGTAACCACACGGCCGACGTCGGCGGCGCGGCGTTCACGCAGACCTCGCAGTCCTGGTACTACCTGAGCGGCGTGGACGTCACCGGGACCGCGTCGCGCGGCGGCGTGGTCACCTTTGGCGACTCCCTCACCGATGGAGCCACCAGCAGTACGGATGCCAACAACCGCTACCCCGACGAACTCGCCGAACGGCTGGCCGCCGCCGGTCGGCCGCGCGCCGTGCTGAACCAGGGCATCGCCGGCAACCGCGTCACGGTCGGCTCCGCCGGGTTCGGCGACAAAGCCACATCACGGTTCCGGCGCGATGTCCTCGGCCAACCCGGCGTGCGCACGGTGATCATCCTGGAGGGCATCAACGACCTCGGCATCAGCGAGCTGGCGGCGGCACCGCCCGCCCCGATCTTCGCGCCGTACCCCGACGTCTCCACTGAGAAGATCATCTCCGGGCATCGTGAACTGATCCGGCTCGCACACACCCACGGCCTCCGAGTCATCGGCGCGACGCTACCGCCGATCAAGGGATCGGCGTACTACACCGCGCACAGCGAGACCAAACGGGAGGCACTCAATGCCTGGATCCGCACATCGGGCGAGTACGACGCAGTGATCGATCTCGACCGCGTCATGGCTTCACCGTCCGACAGCGACCGGCTCAACCCACGCTACGACTCGGGCGATCATCTGCATCCCAACGACGCCGGCTACCGAGCCATGGCCTACGCCGTCAACCTCGCCGACCTCGGCTAA
- a CDS encoding nuclear transport factor 2 family protein has translation MSATHADLIDQFIDAINESDAARRRSTIEQIFTPDCTYTDPEVAVEGLEALDAAFSSLKERTPPGFRFSLRAPVDVHHDQARFFWQFGPADAATPAATGSDVALFTGGRIRHVYAFFDTRTD, from the coding sequence GTGAGCGCTACCCACGCCGATCTCATCGACCAGTTCATCGACGCCATCAACGAGAGCGACGCGGCACGACGCCGCTCGACGATCGAGCAGATCTTCACACCGGACTGCACCTACACCGACCCGGAAGTGGCCGTCGAAGGGCTGGAGGCGCTGGACGCGGCGTTTTCGAGTCTGAAGGAGCGGACTCCGCCCGGCTTCCGGTTCAGCCTGAGGGCGCCGGTCGACGTCCACCACGACCAAGCGCGGTTCTTCTGGCAGTTCGGCCCGGCAGACGCGGCCACGCCCGCGGCAACGGGCTCGGACGTCGCCCTCTTCACCGGCGGACGTATCCGCCACGTCTACGCCTTCTTCGACACGAGGACCGACTGA
- a CDS encoding TetR/AcrR family transcriptional regulator translates to MHEQTLGRRARLRVQTTAEIKAIALRHLTEGGPDAVSLRAIARDMGMSGSAIYSYFETRDALITTLINDIYTSLLDQVEAARDAVPPDDIAGRILAWGQSLRTWSLANPEGFRLIYGDPVAGYHAPDNGPAPEAAKRACLGLTELVAASWPYAKTTQSRTDHQWSDFSPALVSIVREEFPDLPPAALALALRVWGRMHGLISLEVYGHLRLQTGDPAKLHHAEMLDLIASLHLDAD, encoded by the coding sequence GTGCATGAGCAGACCCTGGGCAGACGGGCGCGGTTGCGGGTCCAAACCACCGCGGAGATCAAGGCCATCGCGCTCAGGCACCTGACCGAGGGCGGCCCGGACGCCGTGTCGTTACGCGCCATCGCCCGCGACATGGGGATGAGCGGCAGTGCCATCTACAGCTACTTCGAGACCAGAGACGCGTTGATCACCACTTTGATCAACGACATCTACACCTCACTGCTGGACCAGGTGGAAGCCGCCCGCGACGCCGTCCCGCCCGACGACATCGCCGGCCGGATCCTGGCCTGGGGGCAGTCTCTGCGCACATGGTCGCTGGCCAACCCGGAAGGATTCCGGCTGATCTACGGTGATCCGGTCGCCGGATACCACGCGCCCGACAACGGGCCCGCCCCTGAGGCCGCCAAGCGCGCCTGCCTGGGACTCACCGAACTCGTCGCCGCTTCCTGGCCGTACGCCAAGACCACGCAGTCACGCACCGACCACCAGTGGTCCGACTTCTCACCCGCGCTGGTGTCCATCGTGCGCGAGGAATTCCCCGACCTGCCCCCGGCCGCCCTCGCACTCGCCCTGCGCGTCTGGGGTCGCATGCACGGGCTGATCTCTCTCGAGGTCTACGGCCACCTCCGCCTCCAGACCGGGGACCCGGCCAAGCTCCACCACGCCGAGATGCTCGACCTGATCGCATCCCTGCACCTCGACGCAGACTGA
- a CDS encoding zinc-dependent alcohol dehydrogenase family protein gives MKAKTVLFDRLGGPEELYFADVELGEPGPAQVRVRIDAIGLNRNEVLLRTGRYYYDAVLPGSRLGHEAAGVVEAVGAGVDDFAVGDAVSMLARPVDEGMSTHGIYGERAIVPAGRLMHRPDHVDAVTGAAVWVAGFTAYGALIEVGRMQPGDTVVVTAASSSVGLAAIQIANYVGATPIAVTRTGAKAERLLQAGAAHVIAGDDGDVVKQVRALTGDRGARLFFDGVAGPGLPDLVQAVAPDGMLIVYGSLDGRPTPMPMWWPINVYGYAIFHLFADPERTRRAEAFINNGLRSGALAPVIDRTFDLADIAEAHRHMEAGTHVGKIVVTVQH, from the coding sequence ATGAAAGCCAAGACAGTGCTGTTCGACAGGCTGGGCGGTCCCGAGGAGCTCTACTTCGCCGACGTCGAGCTGGGCGAGCCCGGCCCGGCCCAGGTGCGGGTGCGCATCGACGCCATCGGCCTCAACCGCAATGAGGTCCTGCTACGCACCGGCAGGTACTACTACGACGCCGTCCTGCCCGGCTCCCGCCTGGGACATGAAGCCGCCGGTGTCGTGGAAGCCGTCGGGGCGGGCGTGGACGACTTCGCCGTCGGCGACGCGGTCAGCATGCTGGCCAGGCCCGTTGATGAGGGGATGTCGACCCACGGCATCTACGGCGAGCGGGCCATCGTCCCCGCTGGCAGGCTCATGCACCGCCCGGATCACGTGGACGCGGTCACCGGCGCCGCCGTGTGGGTGGCCGGTTTCACCGCCTACGGAGCTTTGATCGAGGTCGGGCGGATGCAACCCGGCGACACGGTGGTCGTCACGGCCGCCTCCAGCAGCGTCGGGCTGGCGGCCATCCAGATCGCCAACTACGTCGGCGCCACGCCCATCGCCGTCACCAGGACGGGCGCCAAAGCCGAGCGGCTCCTGCAGGCCGGCGCCGCGCACGTGATCGCCGGCGACGACGGGGACGTGGTCAAGCAGGTGCGCGCGCTCACCGGCGACCGCGGCGCGCGGCTCTTCTTCGACGGCGTCGCCGGTCCCGGCCTGCCCGATCTGGTGCAGGCCGTGGCCCCGGACGGCATGTTGATCGTCTACGGATCGCTCGATGGGCGGCCCACCCCAATGCCGATGTGGTGGCCGATCAACGTGTACGGCTACGCCATCTTCCATCTGTTCGCCGATCCAGAGCGCACCCGCCGGGCCGAAGCGTTCATCAACAACGGCCTGCGCAGCGGTGCGCTCGCCCCGGTGATCGACCGCACCTTCGACCTGGCCGACATCGCTGAAGCCCATCGGCATATGGAAGCCGGCACCCACGTCGGGAAGATCGTCGTCACCGTCCAGCACTGA